A single window of bacterium Unc6 DNA harbors:
- a CDS encoding DNA modification methylase: MYLQPDQKEKKSESLVIEDTNNKHEYHLNEIKNKIIVGDTFKILPKMPEESVDLVFIDPPYFLQLPNNKALRRWTVNTVVEGVNDAWDKFSSFQEYDAFIQRLLTEVKRVMKPKATIWVIATYHSIFRIGKIMQDMGYWILNDVIWVKTNPMPNWLGVRFTNATENLIWAVKDKKAKGHFFDKELAKSVGVGKVGANVWVLPLCWGHERLKDKEGKKLHSTQKPIELLKRVILTASKKDDVVLDPVAGTGTTGYVAQALNRNFIMIEINQKYVDGMVKRFKHPLRISQQPLIDKQMENKYMEMEKSK; this comes from the coding sequence ATGTATCTTCAACCAGACCAGAAAGAGAAAAAGTCAGAATCGCTGGTAATCGAAGATACAAATAATAAGCACGAATACCACCTTAATGAAATAAAGAATAAAATTATCGTGGGGGACACTTTTAAGATTCTTCCCAAAATGCCAGAAGAAAGCGTCGATTTAGTGTTTATCGATCCGCCATATTTTTTACAGCTGCCAAATAATAAAGCATTGCGAAGATGGACGGTCAATACAGTAGTCGAAGGCGTAAATGACGCGTGGGATAAGTTCTCATCTTTTCAAGAATATGACGCATTTATTCAGAGACTACTTACAGAAGTAAAAAGAGTGATGAAGCCCAAGGCCACAATTTGGGTTATCGCAACATACCACAGCATTTTTAGAATTGGGAAGATCATGCAGGACATGGGTTATTGGATACTTAACGATGTAATATGGGTAAAAACTAATCCCATGCCAAACTGGTTAGGTGTAAGATTTACAAATGCAACTGAAAACCTTATCTGGGCTGTGAAAGATAAAAAAGCTAAGGGACATTTTTTTGATAAAGAGCTTGCAAAAAGTGTTGGCGTTGGAAAGGTAGGGGCCAACGTGTGGGTCTTACCACTGTGTTGGGGACATGAGAGGCTTAAGGATAAAGAAGGAAAAAAATTACATTCCACGCAAAAGCCAATAGAATTACTTAAAAGAGTGATACTAACTGCCTCTAAAAAGGATGACGTAGTTTTGGACCCTGTGGCTGGAACCGGCACAACAGGCTATGTTGCGCAAGCACTAAATAGAAATTTTATCATGATAGAAATCAATCAAAAATATGTAGATGGTATGGTTAAAAGATTCAAGCACCCATTAAGGATAAGCCAACAACCCTTGATAGACAAGCAAATGGAAAATAAGTACATGGAAATGGAGAAAAGCAAATGA